From Cyclobacteriaceae bacterium, a single genomic window includes:
- a CDS encoding VOC family protein yields MNGIKITANLELAQIGWVIPDIHATADFLTNTLGIAGFPKPQHVRAQDLGMTYKGEVVASEWLTTQTYNGGVFIELVQPLSGQSMFHDYLARYPEGGTQHLAYRLPVSDFNKVTNALREKGYEMISEVDHPIARMAFFDTYKTLGVATEIMGVTPEGWDAVEKMKKGM; encoded by the coding sequence ATGAATGGCATTAAAATCACCGCGAATTTAGAACTCGCCCAGATCGGCTGGGTAATCCCTGATATACACGCCACTGCAGATTTTCTCACGAACACTTTAGGCATCGCAGGTTTTCCCAAACCACAACATGTACGTGCACAGGATTTAGGCATGACTTACAAAGGCGAGGTGGTGGCATCAGAATGGTTAACCACGCAAACTTATAACGGAGGTGTATTTATCGAACTTGTACAACCACTTTCCGGTCAAAGTATGTTTCATGATTACCTCGCCCGGTATCCTGAAGGTGGCACGCAACATCTTGCCTACCGTTTGCCGGTAAGTGATTTCAATAAAGTAACAAACGCCTTGCGCGAAAAGGGCTACGAAATGATCAGTGAAGTTGACCACCCAATTGCGCGGATGGCATTCTTCGATACTTATAAAACACTGGGAGTAGCGACAGAAATTATGGGCGTGACGCCGGAAGGATGGGACGCAGTTGAAAAGATGAAGAAAGGAATGTAG
- a CDS encoding DUF1572 family protein, translating into MKRVKLLCTLAFLLSMITFANAQTVEEIVKEWERAKTYTKEYLDAMPESGYALKPTKEMRSFADQMLHLTDANYAFAATASGEKSPVAFGDSEKATDKSKANVTKMVMDGYDFVINSVKKMTAAQLAEKIKVFNQFEMTKGVALAKSFEHQTHHRGQTTVYIRMAGATPPQEKLF; encoded by the coding sequence ATGAAAAGAGTAAAACTTCTATGCACATTGGCATTTCTGTTAAGTATGATCACGTTTGCCAATGCACAAACAGTTGAAGAAATTGTTAAGGAATGGGAAAGAGCAAAAACCTATACAAAAGAATACCTTGATGCGATGCCTGAATCTGGCTATGCATTAAAGCCTACCAAAGAGATGAGATCTTTCGCGGATCAAATGCTACACCTGACTGACGCTAATTATGCATTTGCTGCCACTGCTTCTGGTGAGAAAAGCCCTGTGGCTTTTGGTGATTCAGAAAAAGCCACTGATAAGTCGAAAGCGAACGTAACTAAAATGGTAATGGATGGTTATGATTTCGTGATCAATAGTGTTAAAAAAATGACAGCAGCACAACTGGCTGAAAAGATCAAGGTCTTTAATCAGTTCGAGATGACGAAGGGAGTTGCTCTTGCAAAGTCGTTTGAGCACCAGACTCACCACAGAGGACAGACAACCGTCTATATTCGTATGGCGGGTGCAACTCCTCCGCAGGAAAAGTTATTCTAG
- a CDS encoding multidrug efflux SMR transporter: protein MNWIILVIAGLFEVAFAYCLGKAKEATGNEVYFWYGAFLLSLTISMTLLIKATQSLPIGTAYAVWTGIGAVGTVLVGIFLFKEPASFWRIVFLTTLIGSIVGLKFVSH from the coding sequence ATGAATTGGATCATTCTTGTTATTGCAGGATTGTTTGAAGTTGCCTTTGCTTATTGTCTTGGGAAAGCAAAAGAAGCGACTGGAAATGAAGTTTATTTCTGGTACGGAGCATTTCTTTTATCCCTTACCATTAGCATGACCCTATTGATCAAAGCTACCCAAAGCCTGCCCATTGGCACGGCCTATGCTGTATGGACTGGCATCGGAGCAGTGGGAACTGTACTGGTGGGCATATTTCTTTTCAAAGAACCTGCCAGCTTCTGGAGAATTGTTTTCCTTACTACACTGATCGGTTCCATCGTCGGACTAAAGTTTGTTTCGCATTAG
- a CDS encoding helix-turn-helix domain-containing protein, giving the protein MAKSIKIGVVIYRNCTSSMVAGFWDIMVLANQLHYQQFNKNLLSIELIAETNSPIKCFSGLNLIPHKNIKTKEQFDLLYVPGFIGDVDQVLALEKKTIHYLSTIKTTKTILTAACNGNFFLASSGALKNKNATTHWSLIDKFRKDFQNVNLQPEKIIVDNGNVISAAGVTSYFNLALHIIQRLTNPEISLACAKIFLVDSGRKIQTPYQIFQFPKNHGDDVIAKTQNWLERNFKEKTSLTQLSEVGNVSIKTLTRRFKKATGETPQIYLQKFRIETAKRLLESKDITFNEVTWQVGYNDPSSFHKAFKIETGLTPIDYRNKFSFL; this is encoded by the coding sequence ATGGCAAAAAGTATAAAAATAGGAGTCGTGATCTATCGTAATTGTACATCTTCTATGGTGGCAGGTTTCTGGGATATTATGGTACTGGCAAATCAATTACATTATCAGCAATTCAATAAAAATCTCCTCAGTATTGAGTTGATCGCCGAAACAAACTCTCCTATAAAGTGCTTCAGCGGACTGAATCTTATTCCACATAAAAATATTAAGACAAAAGAACAGTTCGATCTTCTCTATGTTCCCGGATTTATTGGCGACGTCGATCAAGTCTTAGCTCTTGAGAAAAAGACCATTCATTACCTTTCAACAATCAAAACCACCAAAACTATTCTGACAGCAGCGTGCAATGGAAATTTTTTTCTGGCTTCTTCAGGAGCACTCAAGAATAAAAATGCTACTACTCACTGGAGCCTCATTGATAAATTCCGAAAGGACTTTCAGAATGTAAATCTACAGCCCGAAAAAATCATTGTTGACAATGGAAACGTGATCTCTGCTGCGGGGGTTACCTCCTATTTCAATCTCGCGCTCCACATCATACAGCGTCTGACAAATCCTGAAATATCACTTGCTTGCGCCAAGATATTTTTAGTGGATTCCGGCCGCAAAATTCAAACTCCTTATCAGATCTTTCAGTTTCCAAAAAACCATGGAGATGATGTTATTGCAAAAACACAAAACTGGCTTGAAAGGAATTTCAAAGAAAAAACATCATTGACTCAATTGTCGGAAGTAGGCAACGTAAGCATCAAAACCCTCACAAGAAGATTCAAAAAAGCTACCGGCGAAACTCCACAGATCTATCTGCAGAAATTCAGAATAGAAACCGCCAAACGCCTACTTGAATCCAAAGACATCACTTTCAATGAAGTAACATGGCAGGTTGGATACAACGATCCCAGCTCTTTTCACAAAGCATTTAAAATTGAAACAGGTTTGACACCTATCGATTATCGAAATAAATTTTCATTCCTTTAG
- a CDS encoding RluA family pseudouridine synthase — protein sequence MSAIRIQDHILFEDEFILVLHKPAGLMVEPDRNGHPNLQQLGKAYLKTKLPKGEEVYLQHIHRLDRPVSGIILFAKQRSVLKNLSEQFAERKVKKFYQAHTSQGPGEMTGVLTGWLRKEKKKAVIYDEEIEFSEKVILNYKVRSVSKDKFLWNIELHTGKFHQIRAQLAYIGCPVIGDTVYGSDVPYRLNAIALNACILVFTHPTLGQEMSFEKYDL from the coding sequence ATGTCAGCAATCAGAATTCAGGACCACATTCTCTTTGAAGATGAATTCATCCTCGTTCTTCATAAGCCTGCGGGATTGATGGTCGAACCCGACAGAAATGGTCACCCCAATCTGCAACAGCTTGGGAAAGCTTATCTCAAAACCAAATTACCCAAAGGAGAGGAGGTATATCTTCAGCACATTCACCGGCTGGATCGCCCTGTTAGTGGCATTATTCTTTTTGCAAAGCAAAGGTCTGTATTGAAAAATCTGAGTGAGCAATTTGCAGAGCGCAAGGTTAAAAAATTCTATCAGGCTCATACGTCACAAGGACCCGGGGAAATGACGGGTGTTCTGACGGGCTGGCTAAGGAAGGAGAAGAAGAAAGCAGTTATCTACGATGAGGAGATTGAATTCAGTGAGAAAGTGATTTTAAACTACAAAGTGAGATCAGTTTCCAAAGACAAATTTCTCTGGAACATAGAGCTTCATACAGGAAAGTTTCATCAGATCCGTGCTCAGTTGGCATATATTGGTTGTCCTGTTATTGGAGACACGGTTTATGGATCTGACGTTCCGTATCGACTCAACGCAATTGCATTGAACGCATGCATTCTGGTCTTTACGCATCCAACCCTGGGTCAGGAGATGAGTTTTGAAAAGTATGATCTATGA
- a CDS encoding DUF5020 family protein, with protein sequence MKFLFVSVTCLWSVVGFSQNVQLHYDLRHTIDPESNPMNFPSLTFEYFKNVDTVGTGSFLFKTQLDLKGKSNNAGQVFTQISQSLRFWKPKIYLSIGYSGGLGVTTTSFGFYIANSLSAGVSYSTQWKGAFITSSLLYRYNAFDAPSFDPQFTFYFGKGFFNYRIFVGGSFVFWTENRNQGNDFTKDLSGKKLSFFGDPQIWVKVKGGLSLGSRINVFYHTLTEEDILQIYPTVGAKYQF encoded by the coding sequence ATGAAATTTTTGTTCGTTTCAGTCACCTGCCTTTGGTCAGTCGTCGGATTTTCTCAAAATGTGCAACTTCATTATGATCTGAGGCATACCATCGATCCGGAGTCTAACCCGATGAATTTCCCCAGCCTTACCTTCGAGTATTTTAAGAATGTGGATACCGTAGGAACGGGATCTTTTCTGTTCAAGACTCAGCTTGATCTAAAAGGAAAAAGCAACAATGCGGGTCAGGTGTTTACCCAAATATCTCAGTCACTGCGATTCTGGAAACCGAAGATATATCTTTCAATCGGCTATAGCGGTGGATTGGGAGTGACTACAACTTCTTTCGGATTTTATATTGCGAATTCTTTAAGCGCGGGAGTTTCTTATTCCACTCAATGGAAGGGTGCCTTCATTACAAGCAGTTTGTTGTACCGCTACAATGCGTTTGATGCTCCCAGCTTTGATCCACAATTCACTTTTTATTTCGGCAAAGGATTTTTCAACTACAGGATCTTCGTCGGAGGTAGTTTTGTTTTCTGGACCGAAAATCGAAATCAGGGGAATGACTTTACGAAAGACCTCAGTGGCAAAAAGCTATCGTTTTTTGGTGATCCACAGATCTGGGTGAAAGTCAAAGGTGGATTGTCACTGGGTTCACGAATCAACGTCTTTTATCATACGCTCACGGAAGAAGACATCCTTCAGATTTATCCAACCGTTGGCGCGAAGTATCAGTTTTGA
- a CDS encoding ankyrin repeat domain-containing protein: protein MKTQKINSRTLAHFAMLVVLSISSACGQKQPSEAGSQKAAAPDVDIHTAVVTNNLDALRQHIKAGTNLNEKDPFGGSSPLISAAVFGNPEAAKILIDAGADVNFQNNDGSTALHTSAFFCHPEIVKMLLDKKADKNIKNKYNATAYDNVAGTFASVKDAYDMMGKMLGPMGLKLDYPYIEKTRPEIAQMLK from the coding sequence ATGAAAACACAAAAAATCAATTCACGAACTCTGGCTCACTTTGCAATGCTGGTAGTATTATCAATATCCTCAGCATGTGGTCAGAAGCAACCCTCTGAAGCCGGCAGTCAGAAAGCAGCGGCGCCGGATGTAGACATTCATACAGCCGTGGTAACGAACAATCTTGATGCTCTTCGTCAGCACATTAAAGCGGGTACCAACCTTAATGAGAAAGATCCATTTGGGGGTTCAAGTCCGTTGATCAGTGCAGCAGTTTTTGGAAACCCTGAAGCAGCGAAGATTCTTATTGACGCTGGTGCTGATGTAAACTTTCAGAATAATGACGGATCAACGGCACTTCATACTTCGGCTTTTTTCTGTCATCCTGAAATTGTAAAAATGCTGCTGGACAAGAAAGCTGATAAGAATATCAAGAACAAGTATAATGCAACAGCGTATGATAATGTTGCCGGTACGTTTGCTTCTGTCAAAGATGCGTATGATATGATGGGAAAAATGCTTGGCCCCATGGGTCTTAAACTAGACTATCCCTACATCGAAAAGACACGTCCAGAGATTGCTCAAATGTTGAAGTAG
- a CDS encoding DUF2652 domain-containing protein has protein sequence MKLREMQYNTFYKQGKAPELKELTRHFQLMSARFYERLKGFGEAPGGCDLSVKMIVHYGSFSVYKINGFTKLYGTPVIEAHRLLKNSVNAGHYLLVSQSYLDSVDAPSEGIGYGAISCEQYDIGNISYRYFTDV, from the coding sequence ATGAAGTTGAGGGAGATGCAATACAATACTTTCTACAAACAGGGTAAAGCTCCGGAATTGAAAGAGCTCACCCGGCATTTCCAGTTAATGTCTGCCAGATTTTATGAACGACTAAAAGGATTCGGTGAAGCTCCTGGCGGATGTGACCTTTCTGTCAAGATGATTGTTCATTATGGTTCATTTTCAGTTTACAAGATTAATGGATTTACAAAGCTGTATGGAACTCCGGTAATAGAAGCGCATCGTCTGTTAAAGAATTCTGTGAATGCGGGTCATTATTTACTGGTATCACAATCCTATCTCGATTCTGTTGATGCTCCATCAGAAGGAATTGGTTACGGAGCCATCAGCTGTGAACAGTATGATATTGGTAACATTAGCTATCGTTATTTCACAGATGTTTAA
- a CDS encoding diphthine--ammonia ligase yields the protein MPGHKIYFNWSTGKDSALALHELLQNKEYSVEYLLTSVNAHYKRVSMHGLRVELLQEQIRSIGIPGGSLELSEQPTNQEYEAAMFQKVSELKADGFKYAGFGDIFLEDLKKYREEKLAALDIKPLFPLWKRDTRQLIHEFISTGFKAITVCVNAAVLDRSYVGRMVDEEFVNSLPKNIDPCGENGEFHTFCFDGPLFKFPIGFKIGEIVYRDYNTAESKNGFWFCDLLPDFGFPTFKVK from the coding sequence ATGCCCGGGCATAAGATCTACTTTAACTGGAGTACAGGAAAGGATTCTGCATTAGCCCTTCATGAGCTTTTGCAGAATAAAGAATACAGTGTAGAATACCTCTTAACGTCTGTTAATGCTCATTACAAGCGTGTCAGCATGCATGGTTTGCGTGTTGAGTTATTGCAAGAACAGATACGATCGATCGGAATTCCAGGTGGATCTCTTGAATTATCTGAACAACCAACCAATCAGGAGTATGAAGCAGCGATGTTTCAGAAAGTTTCCGAGCTAAAGGCGGATGGATTTAAATATGCAGGCTTTGGAGATATCTTTCTGGAAGATCTGAAAAAGTACAGAGAAGAAAAGTTGGCCGCTCTTGATATCAAGCCACTGTTCCCATTATGGAAGAGAGATACCCGACAACTCATACATGAATTTATTTCGACAGGATTTAAAGCGATAACAGTCTGTGTCAATGCTGCTGTGCTCGATCGTTCTTATGTTGGCAGAATGGTTGACGAGGAGTTTGTAAACAGTTTGCCTAAAAATATTGATCCTTGCGGCGAGAATGGTGAATTCCATACTTTTTGCTTTGACGGACCGCTGTTCAAATTTCCGATCGGATTTAAAATCGGCGAAATTGTTTACAGAGATTACAACACCGCCGAATCTAAAAATGGATTTTGGTTTTGTGACTTATTGCCTGATTTCGGCTTTCCAACGTTTAAGGTAAAATAG
- a CDS encoding helix-turn-helix domain-containing protein, which produces MPEASNVENEFLAEITALVEKNISNEQFGVSELADAMNMSRSNLLRKVRKTTNLSVSQLISQVRLKKAFHLLKTSSLNISEVSHEVGFNSPSYFIKCFREFYGYPPGEIGKHDVSEVNATLLQPSSRNWTRMIIGAVTFLIILTAGFIYFKKISTDSSPIDKSIAVLPFKNESNDSTNVYLINGLMESTLNNLQKIKDLKVISRTSSEKYRNTLKSVPEMAKELNVNYIVEGSGQKIGSKILLNIQLIEATTDKHLWAKQYRREATDIFELQQEVAKNIAEEIEVIITPDEEQLIGKRPTNDIVAYDYFLKGRDLFYQSGRMDLENAIVWFNKAIDQDPNFALAYASATMVYYYLDLFRMEKKHTIEINAYSDKAMLLDPSSAESLIAKGLAYADRKEFKQAVPYFEKALKLVPQSGIALHFLTEFYAIHDPNPRKYLEYAIKKVKNDESATDSITIGFNYMHLADAFMQCGFFDEASKYMDISLKYDPNGFYSRFISIYIQYSRTKDLPKIKELFLKEIERDTNRFDLIQEVGKICFMMRDYKSALAYYKKFDAMRRAMQIDLFRHENLKIGATYAKMGLKKESEEFLRDFMAWAATDKTVYREIHPAMYYAYKGDVNKSMEHFREFAKQENFSYWILLLKEDPEADNVKSLPEFNAIMKTIEMKFWNTNKEIRKELEDSGLLIEKK; this is translated from the coding sequence ATGCCGGAAGCTTCCAATGTTGAAAATGAGTTTTTAGCCGAGATCACTGCACTCGTCGAGAAGAATATTTCCAACGAGCAGTTTGGAGTGTCGGAACTGGCGGATGCGATGAACATGAGCCGGTCAAATCTTCTGCGGAAGGTCCGGAAGACAACCAATCTTTCCGTTAGTCAACTCATTAGTCAGGTACGCCTTAAAAAGGCATTTCACCTACTAAAAACTTCCTCACTGAATATTTCGGAGGTTTCGCATGAAGTAGGATTTAATAGCCCCTCCTATTTTATTAAATGCTTCAGAGAATTTTATGGATATCCTCCTGGTGAAATCGGGAAACACGACGTGTCCGAGGTGAATGCAACACTTCTGCAACCCTCTTCCCGCAATTGGACCAGGATGATCATAGGTGCCGTGACTTTTCTCATCATTTTGACAGCAGGTTTTATTTACTTCAAAAAAATCTCTACCGACTCTAGTCCAATTGATAAGTCGATCGCAGTATTACCGTTCAAAAATGAGAGCAACGATTCAACAAACGTTTACCTGATCAATGGATTGATGGAGTCCACATTAAACAACCTTCAGAAAATCAAGGACCTTAAAGTTATCAGCAGAACGTCTTCAGAAAAATATCGCAACACTTTGAAGTCGGTCCCTGAAATGGCAAAGGAGCTGAATGTGAATTACATCGTGGAAGGCAGCGGACAGAAGATTGGCAGCAAAATATTATTAAATATCCAGCTGATAGAAGCAACAACGGATAAGCACCTTTGGGCAAAACAATACCGGAGAGAAGCAACGGACATTTTTGAATTACAACAGGAAGTCGCGAAGAACATTGCGGAAGAGATCGAAGTGATTATTACACCCGACGAAGAGCAACTCATTGGAAAGCGACCAACAAATGACATTGTAGCATATGATTATTTTCTGAAGGGAAGAGATCTCTTTTATCAAAGCGGAAGAATGGACCTGGAGAATGCAATTGTATGGTTCAACAAAGCGATTGATCAGGATCCCAACTTTGCATTGGCGTATGCAAGTGCCACTATGGTTTACTATTATCTTGATCTTTTCAGGATGGAGAAAAAACATACGATTGAAATCAATGCCTATTCTGATAAGGCAATGCTGCTTGATCCATCCTCTGCGGAAAGTCTGATTGCAAAAGGGTTGGCGTATGCTGACAGGAAAGAATTCAAACAGGCGGTTCCTTATTTTGAAAAAGCTCTCAAGCTGGTACCACAGTCAGGAATTGCCCTTCACTTTCTTACGGAATTCTATGCCATTCATGATCCTAATCCACGGAAGTACCTGGAGTATGCAATCAAGAAAGTAAAAAACGATGAGAGCGCGACTGACTCAATAACGATCGGGTTTAATTACATGCATCTCGCGGATGCCTTTATGCAATGCGGTTTCTTTGATGAAGCATCAAAATACATGGACATATCCCTGAAGTATGATCCCAATGGATTTTATTCTCGATTCATTTCAATTTATATCCAGTACTCACGGACGAAAGATCTTCCAAAAATAAAAGAACTCTTTCTGAAGGAAATCGAAAGAGACACCAATCGCTTTGATCTTATTCAGGAAGTTGGCAAAATCTGTTTCATGATGCGGGATTATAAATCAGCTCTTGCGTATTATAAAAAATTCGATGCAATGCGGCGGGCGATGCAGATCGACCTGTTCAGGCATGAGAATCTGAAAATTGGAGCAACGTACGCGAAGATGGGTTTGAAAAAAGAGTCTGAAGAATTTCTACGCGATTTTATGGCATGGGCAGCGACCGACAAGACTGTTTATCGGGAAATTCATCCTGCTATGTACTACGCCTATAAAGGTGATGTGAACAAATCCATGGAGCACTTCAGGGAATTCGCAAAGCAGGAGAATTTTTCTTATTGGATATTGTTACTAAAAGAAGATCCAGAAGCGGATAATGTGAAGTCATTACCAGAGTTTAATGCAATCATGAAGACAATCGAAATGAAATTCTGGAATACAAATAAAGAAATCCGGAAGGAGCTTGAAGACAGCGGCTTGCTGATAGAGAAAAAATGA
- a CDS encoding acyltransferase — translation MATNRRYDIDWIRVIAIGLLLIYHIAIGFQSWGIMIGFITNEKPWTSLWIPMAMLNVWRIPLLFFVSGMGIYFAMQSKNWRQLLTDRLMRIFLPFIFGMFVIVPVHMYIFRDYYNFTQVYDLNNPGHLWFLGNIFVYVLLFSPLFIYLKNHQEGVLTQSIKKVFGNAAGLIIVIITFVLEVVVFKPNPYELYAMTWHGFFLGLFAFFFGFCFVLSGEPFLKLINKWRWIFLIIAFTNYVIRVAGIKLWGAEYLIPVESNLWIFSVLAFGNRYLNHSGKALSYLSQAAYPVYIIHMIFLYAASWLIFPMEIDVHVKFILVLTFTVGGCLGFYELFIRRWKYVRVLFGLKSEQRV, via the coding sequence ATAGCAACAAACAGAAGGTATGATATTGACTGGATCAGGGTAATCGCGATTGGATTACTCCTGATCTATCATATAGCGATTGGTTTTCAGTCGTGGGGAATAATGATAGGTTTCATCACCAACGAAAAACCGTGGACATCCTTATGGATACCCATGGCGATGCTGAATGTGTGGAGAATACCTTTGCTATTCTTTGTATCGGGAATGGGAATTTATTTTGCTATGCAAAGCAAGAACTGGAGACAGCTCCTCACAGATCGTCTGATGAGAATATTCCTACCCTTTATCTTTGGAATGTTTGTGATCGTGCCTGTGCACATGTACATATTCCGGGATTACTACAATTTTACGCAGGTGTATGATTTAAATAACCCGGGACATTTATGGTTTTTGGGAAACATATTTGTTTATGTGTTGCTCTTCTCCCCACTGTTCATTTACCTGAAGAATCATCAGGAGGGAGTATTAACGCAAAGCATTAAAAAAGTATTTGGTAATGCGGCGGGTCTGATAATAGTCATCATAACTTTTGTTTTGGAAGTGGTAGTCTTCAAACCAAATCCTTATGAATTGTACGCAATGACATGGCATGGATTCTTCCTGGGGTTATTTGCATTCTTCTTTGGATTTTGTTTTGTGCTAAGTGGAGAACCTTTCCTAAAATTAATTAATAAATGGCGCTGGATATTTCTGATAATAGCTTTTACAAATTATGTGATTCGGGTAGCTGGAATAAAATTGTGGGGTGCGGAGTATCTTATACCTGTTGAATCTAACCTCTGGATATTTTCAGTGCTGGCATTTGGAAACCGTTATCTGAATCATTCAGGCAAGGCGTTGAGCTATCTGAGTCAGGCAGCATATCCTGTCTACATCATACACATGATTTTTCTCTATGCTGCGTCATGGCTGATCTTTCCAATGGAAATCGATGTTCATGTCAAATTCATTTTGGTATTGACATTCACGGTCGGTGGCTGTCTGGGATTTTATGAATTATTCATCCGAAGATGGAAGTATGTAAGGGTATTGTTCGGTTTAAAGTCTGAACAGAGGGTATAA
- a CDS encoding alpha/beta hydrolase, whose amino-acid sequence MKKSIFFLIMLASGIVNGQQKEIRLYSGAAPGSEGWTWREGINNKNSANVMTIYNVVHPTLTAFLPDPAVANGTAIIIAPGGGFHFLAIDHEGTNAARLLVKKGVTVFILKYRLVHILTDNPFDDMLNAKDPKAWDDEAIPVIPLAIADGKAAIAYVRSQSAEYKIAPDKIGFMGFSAGGLVAAATAFKYNKSDRPDFVVPVYADIPESIQSEVATDAPPLFIACTQDDEFGFATHAVSLYQKWYAAKRPVELHLFSKGGHGFGIGNQANTTYQWIDKLGEWMIAQSLMKGK is encoded by the coding sequence ATGAAAAAGAGTATTTTCTTCCTTATCATGTTAGCATCAGGAATAGTCAACGGTCAGCAGAAAGAAATCCGCCTTTATAGTGGTGCCGCTCCAGGTTCTGAAGGTTGGACATGGAGAGAAGGAATCAACAATAAGAACAGTGCCAATGTAATGACCATTTATAATGTGGTCCATCCTACCCTGACTGCATTTTTGCCGGATCCTGCGGTTGCAAATGGAACGGCCATCATCATCGCTCCGGGTGGTGGGTTTCATTTTCTCGCCATCGATCATGAAGGAACCAATGCTGCAAGGCTTCTGGTTAAAAAAGGGGTTACTGTTTTCATTCTAAAATATAGGCTGGTTCATATTCTTACAGATAATCCATTCGATGATATGTTGAATGCTAAAGACCCGAAAGCATGGGATGATGAAGCGATACCTGTTATTCCATTGGCCATTGCAGACGGTAAAGCAGCGATTGCATATGTAAGAAGTCAATCGGCAGAATATAAAATAGCTCCTGATAAAATAGGTTTCATGGGGTTTTCAGCTGGCGGATTGGTGGCCGCAGCAACTGCATTTAAGTATAACAAAAGCGACCGGCCCGACTTTGTGGTTCCTGTATATGCTGATATTCCTGAATCAATACAAAGTGAGGTAGCAACAGACGCACCTCCATTATTCATTGCTTGCACCCAGGATGATGAGTTTGGGTTTGCAACTCATGCCGTAAGTCTTTATCAAAAATGGTATGCCGCCAAACGCCCTGTAGAGTTGCATCTATTTTCAAAAGGCGGTCATGGATTTGGAATTGGAAATCAGGCAAACACAACGTATCAATGGATTGATAAGCTTGGAGAATGGATGATTGCCCAGAGCTTGATGAAAGGCAAATAA
- a CDS encoding dihydrofolate reductase, which translates to MRKLKLKMSVSLDGFVGGPKGESDWMFEIQDKEVSKLEVREIWKAGVHIMGSRTFRDMKAYWPTSTEIYAAPMNEIPKIAFSRKGIPNKEWNKTTPGFKDVLKFVKTPLVKAAADSDWDDSPILTGDLATHIRRLKKQSGKPILAHGGAGFAQSLIATGLIDEFLFLIYPVAIGKGLPIFTKLKDSLELKLVSSKKFKSGILANVYKPS; encoded by the coding sequence ATGAGAAAGCTAAAATTGAAGATGTCAGTGTCACTTGATGGATTTGTCGGTGGACCTAAAGGTGAATCAGACTGGATGTTTGAAATTCAGGATAAGGAAGTCAGCAAACTTGAGGTCAGGGAGATCTGGAAAGCGGGTGTTCATATCATGGGTTCTCGCACTTTTCGCGACATGAAGGCCTACTGGCCTACGTCAACTGAGATTTATGCGGCACCTATGAATGAGATTCCCAAGATTGCCTTTTCAAGAAAAGGAATACCGAACAAGGAATGGAATAAGACAACTCCAGGCTTTAAAGATGTATTGAAGTTTGTTAAGACACCTCTTGTGAAGGCTGCTGCTGATTCCGACTGGGATGACAGTCCTATCCTGACAGGCGATTTAGCAACTCACATCAGGAGACTCAAAAAACAATCAGGTAAACCTATTCTTGCCCACGGTGGGGCTGGGTTTGCACAAAGTCTCATTGCTACAGGTCTTATTGATGAATTTTTGTTCCTTATTTATCCGGTAGCAATTGGTAAAGGATTGCCAATCTTTACAAAGCTTAAAGATTCATTGGAATTAAAATTAGTGAGCTCAAAGAAATTTAAGTCCGGCATCCTGGCAAACGTATACAAGCCATCATAA